The DNA window GCtgcaattacacacacaaaactagaACTGTCATCTGCACTAGTCCCAAATTGTGTTGTCAATTTATATAAAACTTTTCAGCAAGATGCCACTTTAAATCcatcaaaacatacagtactccGAAAACACTATGAAAACCTAAGTaaaaagaaacaagaaacaAGTACAACATACAGTTTGTCTACAGTCTACAAATGAAAACTGTTAAACGCGACATAATAGGCctttcacagaaaaaaaatgtttgaagaTGTTTTATCCTAGACACCGTTTTAATCAAGACAGATATTTCGAGTATTCAGTATCACTATTTTCTCATCAGAGAATTGATAAGCTATACAAAAATCCACCAGATGTATCCAGTGACAAAGCAATTTGTCATGTACACACATGATAAGGATTTGGTTATTGTTTTGCACCAGTCAtagatacaaaaaaataaatgaatgtagcacagtacacaacacaatacacaaagGGTTATTGACTGATTTATCTGTATTGTTTTGGGCTCCTCTGTAGCCTTTGATTCCATTTACACACCACTGACAGATTGTGTCCCTGAAAGTCTTTTAGCTACCCACTCATTGCTTACTGTTGTCAATAGACGGCATCCACATAGCTGGCAACATTTGCTCCTGTAGAAAATGTCTTAAAGAAACCTTGCTCAAAGAATGTCGAGTATGAATCTGTTTATTATGCTGCCCTCACCTTCACTCCtcattgacaaataaacactcccTCAATATTCATTTACACACTGTTTTCGAGGACACAGCAACTGTTCTAGCAATCTTCTAACCACTCACAATGCTATAGGATATAGAACCTACactctttttaaaaaaggtgATCGGGGTgctagaaccatgcaggctttaaagaacccaaTAGCGGTTCCTTTGAttaacccttcaaaatggtttaaagaaccatttaggggtgccatatagaAAGCATGCAATAAAACTATTTTTGGTTCTATAGCACCTTTTGTGTAGAATCTTGTTGCAGTATGAGGTCTAATCGTGACAGATAGGCTACTGCTAAGTCCGATATTTATATCCATTACATTGTCTTGTAACGTCTGagtgtaagtgcatgtgtgtggaagcacacagtgtgtgcacatattCATACATGTAAGAGTAAATGGACACATGCACCAATGTACATacgtctacacacacgcacggccaCACGAGTGAATACACATTGCGTGAGCGTGCTGCttatacatgtgcatgtgtgtgtaaatatgtgcaaTGGTTatgggttatttatttatttgtgtgtgtgtgtggtgggggtggggtaggcACTGTCATCGTCGGCGGCGTTGTCGTCGCTGGGCTCCAGGGCTGCCACGCTTGGGCCGATTGTTTATTCATCAGCCCCCTCTGTGCAGCTGATCCCTTTGTCAAGGACTCTGACATCAACTGCCGCCATGCTGCAGGAATCAAGGGgagtgggagacagagggagagagagggatgtagagacagagagagcgatagagagagagagagagagagagagagagagggatggagacagagggagagagagggatggagagagagcgatagagagagagagggaaagagagggatggagagagaaagagagagagagtgagagagggatggagagagagggatggaaagagagagagagtgagagagggatggaaacagagggagagagagggatggagagagagagaaagagagagagagagggagagagagagagatggagagggggaaagggagtcAGGGCGGGTGAATGAGGCTGTGAGATAGGCTGCAcaacagagatagagaagggTGAAATACAGAGAGGTGAAACAGGGAGGGATTGGGTGTGTGGTATATCTGtgtggagaagggagagaaggagagacagagcaggcaaaagagggggagaggcagagagagagagagagagagagagagagagagagtgtcagggaacagacagagagtgacTGTTTGTGATGGAGGACAGATTTGTCAGGTGGATTTTTTAGCCTCAGCATTTGAGTCAGCGCTCTGCGTGATGTCACACCTCAGCACCAGGAAGTAGGTGCCAGGCAGAGGCTGGACTTTCTGACGCAGTGTTAAACGAGGACACACTTTTAGGCAGCAGAGAGGAGCCACCTCCTCAGGTTCACATATGTCTGTCTAAGCAGCATTAAATGAGATATGACAGTGAACAGAAACGAACGGGGCTCAAATCAAGGGGAAAGAAATTACCCAAACGGGCGCAGGTTGGAGAGATGGGATGTCTCCAGTGAGTTAAATGGAGACAGCAAAATCCACTCTGGCTTCAGAGCCGACTCTAAGGCTGGGCGGGTGGAAacgaaggcagagagagaaggaaggagggagagaaggagagagagaaggaaggagagaaggagagagaaggagggggagaaggaaggggagaaggagaagtaaAGAAAtaagaggagatgagagcaaAAAAGAGGTATAGAAGTAAAGGAGtctaataatataataataatagtacagTAAGTAGAAGAAGacatgagaggagagagcaaagagatgAGGAGCagagatgggaagagaagagtagactctaaagagagagagagagagagagagagggagaggagatgagaagagcagggcagagattagaggaggggagagatagagagcgatagagatagagagtgaaggACGAGCGCCAGTGTTTGCTGCTGTCGGTTAAATATTCCATGGAGATGAGTGCCTTCAGATCTCATCGCGTCATCTCATCCCATCGCATTCCCCTGCCCTTGCCCTCCGCTGGAAACAGCTCTAATCCACCAAACCCAAGAGGAGgctgacagaaacacagacgTTCAGTTTAGTCTCTTCAATAATGGGGAGGATTGCAGTGCCGTTGCAATGGAATATGAATTCGCATTTGATGAGTTCACCAGCAGCAAACGTTCTCAGAGCGTTAGAGTAAGTCTCCAGACCCAGGTGAATAGGCTGCAATGAGTAAAATAAAATGAGCAGGAAATAGAGGGAAAAGGCACATGAATGGACATTTGTTGAACACTACAAGCTTTTTCAAGTGGGAAATACATACAATAGCCACGTGGGCGACTGTCGTGGTCCCTCCATATCCCCTGGAGAAAGATGAGAGTTAACATAACGTTAACATATGTGATTACCAGCCTCACATAATTGCCAGGCAGTTCATTAACTTGTCAAGGTTGAGCTCACCCACTCAAAAACGTGTTCTCGCGTTCGTTTTGTTTCTGGGTACTGTGCTCCTCTGGCGATGTCTACGAGGGATTTGCATTGGCTCGAGCTGGCTGCGGCTGAATCCTGATAAGACGGCTCCCCAGACGTCGAGCGAGTGGGAAATCTTGGAAATACAACCGTATTTAGACGGTTCAGACATGAGATTTGCTGGAACGCCTCGTCCCCGGCTCTGTCCAAATGTTATTACACTGTGACCTTCACACTCCGACTCGGCAGTCTGTTTGGGCCATTGTGCCAAGCCATGTATTGTGTGATGCAGCGAGCACATGGATGTCAAGCAATATTCTGTGCACACTTCTCTCCACAGGAGTACGTCTGCAAATGGAAATCAAGTATTTAGTGTTTCTCTGTTCTGCATTCAATCACACATCATGCAATTTCATTtctttgttgtaggcctacagataaTCCCCCACAATGTGATTGTAAAAGTGTGGGCTCATGAAATGTACTAAAACATTATGCTATGTAGTACTACTTGGAAGTGTGCTAGAAGTGCACAGTTGGAAATCAAAAATAAACCTTTGTCTAGTTGGTGGGAAGAGAGGGTTAAATATCTTGCTGAAGGTTTGCCAACTCGAAATTTGCTCATGTTCAAGGTCCTGGCTGCATGGACAAAACTCATTCTGTATCTGACTGCAATTCCTGGCAGCACCAAAGTTTGAGGCTTGTCAATCAATGCGGTGCAGCCTGGAAGAGTTTCCGTGCAGCCCTGATGCCACGGCCTTAATCTTCAACAAAACTGCAAACACAGACTCTGTTTGTGACCGCATCTCCCCtatctctcgctatctctctctcacacacaagcaattcCAAATGGTGGAGATAACCTTCAGAATCCATTTCTAGATCCTTCCATCTCACTCAGAATGCTGTCAGATGATCGCCCTACTGCGTGTCTTTCAGGCTGCTAAAATATAGATCAGCCAAGTCTCAGGGAAGAAGATGAAGGCAAAGAAATATAATAGAGACACAGTCACCTCACCTTTGGTCATATCATTTATTTAGATGCTATGACCCATTTATTTTTGGGTCTTCTTCACACAACAGTGGTCACAGATTTGATGGGCTACGTGTATATGTGGCCCAGCTGATTTGCAGTGTATGCAGAACGGTTGTGGACAGACGACACAACATCAAGTGTCAGTTGGCAGAAGATATtagggagggaagaaaagagaagagaaagggaggggagagcaACATAGGTACGGagggagagaccaagagagaaagacagagagggggagggagagagagagagagggaaagagagagagaaggaaggcaAGGGGCGTGTGAGACAAGGTGGGGGTTGAGGCAGATGACTCTCACGTCCAACAGATGAGAGCGGCACGTGTGAAAGAGGCTTGTTTTCATTCAGAACGCAAGTCATCTTTTTTTAAACCCTTGTTGAGACATGTTTTCCCTGTGATCGAAATGCCACTGTCATTAGTCACCATAAATCACGGCCCTTTGTGACTTCATGTGGATCGCTTTAATTAACCACTGAAACGGCCAGATAAGaggcacacacatcacatcaccagTGAGAGCCATGTGACTTTTATGACGAACAATGGCTACACCAcagagtaaaataaaataatgggATGTTACTGCTGCACAGTACCAATAGATATTAATAATTAACAGTGTCTTATTCGATCTAAAAATGCTCCCTGAACGCTTAATAAAATTGCAGCACCACTGTGATAATAATGTCTGATGATAATGGAAGGAGTGAGCAGAGGATTGTGGtctggagggaaagagagagattaaataAAGAAATAGCAGAGGGTCACGTcatgatttctttgtgtgactCACTCCATATAATGCATTATTTAGACTggctgcagccattttaagtttgaATTATTGTTGTGACTCCCCTTGTTTGCAATTTCCATTCACTATGCAACAGCATGGCTCTCAATGCCCCACAAGGAAGACCCCACCACAccagatttctctctctttttttctcccatagtcCTGctacttccccccccccccccccccccccatctctgcaTGTTAACGCTTCAATTCTCATTGAAAAAGCAAACCTCCCCacaaccctcccccccaacgcacacacacacaccactcccaccctactctcctctcccccctagGCCACTCAACGGCCTGAACCACTTCAGTGGCAGGAAGTCATAAGCAGTCCAAAGACAGCTCTTGTACAAGCCTgacctatttaaatgcagcacaTTCCTGCAGAACTGTCTCCTCGCTCGATGCCCGTCTCAGACCTGCTCGCTGGGCTCACACTTCACTGTGCCTGGCCCGAGCCACGCAGTCACCTGACTGAAACTGATCCGTCAATCACGCTAATGGATTAAACAATCGCGCTTACTTCCAAAACTCACAGCTCTGCATCCTGTGTCTAGTGATAATAGTTCTCTGTGGTTAATTCTGTTGCAGCACTTAACTGCAGTTGGCTACGAGCATTTGAGAGATTCAAGCTCATTGGTAAGAGATAAACAATGAATAGTACCATTGACAGGTATTTAATTATGTTGTGAGTCGTTAATCAGAGCTGTCTGCTGCCATGGTAAAAATGTACAAATGCATAGAAAAAGAATCACTGTGCACTAGCCTTTGATGGCTGTCACACTGTTGAAAAATgagttcttggggtgctatatagaaccatgcaggctataaagaacccttaggggttccatgatggacccttcaaaatggtttaaaagaACTATTTAGGGGTTCCATATTTAAAGCATGCGGTAGAAACATTTTTAGTTCTATGTAGCACCTGAAGAGTGCGGAACTAAGAGCATGAGGGAAGGCGGGAAGAGTCTCAATTTCTAAAGAGAACACACCTGCAGCCTCCATGCAGACATTTGAAAGATAATGCCTTAATAGAGGGGAAACAAAACTGAGCCTATACGCTCAACCATACATGTGAAAAATCAAAGtagcattattttttaatgtgtgGTATATTAAAAGATATAAATATTAAGTGTTCATTCCCTATATTCAGTGCATACAGCCTTAGCCATCTAACCTCTGTTATGGGGCAATGATAAAGCCACATTGGTAGGTTACCACTAGTATCATGAATCCACTGAGAATGCATTCCTGATATCAATGTTGTGCTGCCATCTAAAGCAAAAATGTGGAAATACACCCTGCATTTCAGCTTCACTTAAAATACCATCCCCACTATCATCTGTTGATAATTGTAATCATAAATTGTCATTGTAAAATTTCTCAATTTCCAAATCAATGTCTATAGACTTAAACACAGGTACACCAAAAACAATTTCTATAGACAAATCTGTTCAAAGTATTTACATTTAATCAGGATAGAACTGCAAGAGGAGGTACTACAGTACAATAGTGTCAACCTGGTGCATCACATTTTAGGCACTTTGTTTACAAAAATAAACTTGTTTCTCAGACCACAATGAATGTCAACAACCTTACATGAAATATTACAGTTGTAAATTTGGTTTATCTGGGTGCCAAGTGCAGATCTGAATCCAAAGGAATCAGACAAAGGTTAATAGGTTTAACCTGGGACTTCTGATATTTGCAAGGTATGCAAGctaacagtacagtacaataacGGTCAGTTACAGTGATTGTCAGAAGActtaggaaagagagagacacacatgtaaCGGAAGTGAAAAAACAATTGCATTATGAATCATGTGAACCATGCCATATCCCAGGAATTATAATTAAGCATTAagtataaattaaaaaaaaccacacacttaTATTGACGGTGACTCATGATCAAATGGTACATGGTGGTTGTTCTCTCAGCCAACACAACAATTTTACTGTATGACCAATTTAATATTTTGCAACATCTGTTATGTAAAAACCAGACAGTAAAAGGGTAAAAACCAACACTTCTGCTGGAGTGATCTGTGGAATCAATCAGTGGTGAACGTTCTAGAATGTCACATTCACGTTACAGCAAACACCTTAAGCTTCCAACATCCATACAATTCTGAGCAACCAAATGCAAGCTGTACCTAGACGTACAGAAATTGATTTCTGTGTGTTAATGTCAAATGTAACTGAATAATTATGACCAAAGGATTCTTCAACTTTCATAAAAACAGGaaattcaaataaaacaaatttgATGAATTTGATACATTAATCCACAGGAGTCATAGATCTTTAGAGATTAGAGATTTAATAACTTAGAGAACTCTTTTCCTTTGTTAATGACAAGTTGCTTGTGTCAATTAAACTGCTCTTGATGTGTTGTATGAAAGTAAAAATATGGAGGCCTGTTTttagaaaaaacaaacagacattgGGATTTTTTTCAACAAAGAAAGCACCTTAAATGTTGGCATTTATATATATGAAAGAGCTGGTATATCCTGAGAAagcccacactcacacatacagaaatacagTTGAAAATCTCACAGAAATGAATGAAGCACCACATAAATGACCATTGTGGCTTAAAATGATCAGTAACACATTGTGTATGTATAGGGAGGTCAGGTTTCTTTGCGTTAAAACAAAGCCTGCATATCTTTCACCGTTTCATGAAGAAAGACCACTCATATCCAACATCTATTTAGCTGAGGCTAAAACATACAGCTTCACACATTAACATCCAACCCTGCTTGAATGGTTTTGAGGTACACTCAGGCACTGAGACATAAAATGAAATCTAATGGTTAGTGTTTGGTGGGCCCTATGAGGTTCGTTGGACAATGTGCATCTGAGAACATTCTCTTGAACTCAAGCCACTGCTAGCTCCTCTTGCAACAACAAGAAAACAGGGGAAAGAGCAACAGCTTtcaatacatttccaaaagaagTGAAAGTAGATAAGCAAACATACAAGTtgaaaacaatgcaaaaaaaaaaatggtgtattGCTACTTTTATATGACACTGGGCCCATGTGAAGGTTCTGCTCGGAGTAGATGCATGGCaccaaaaaatattttaaaaagaccTTCAGGAAATACATCCAAATACAGTGTAAAATTGGGGAACATTTTTTTTCCGGGCATAACTGTTTACAACTAACTGTTTCCACAGGAAAGCGTTTCATTTCTTAGTAATTTCCTCCCCATAATGCAAGACAAATAAGCCATAAAATTATACTCTCAATGTTTGTTTAAAATATAGAGACTAAAAGATGGGACATACATCAAATTATACACCACAATCTAAAAGTATCTTTATGTCTCATTGTGTGGGCAAAGATCAATTTAAACCATAACTATAAATTTAAATTTAAACCATAACTACAAACTGCAATTATGTGTTCTCAATGCAGTTAAAGGAAAAATACACAAACTGGATCATTCAGAGATTATGAAATCACCTGAGTAATTTGTGAATAGTCTGCATTAAAGTGACAGACAGCACCCTCTTTTTCTGCCAGTGATCTCTAAGTTTGCGCACTGTTAACAAACAGTGTGTCCAGTTTTCACAGTTCACATCTGtacaaacacaaatgtttaAAATTTAAATATACAAGGGATTATATACAAATAAATGAGTTTTAGGTACAACACTCTTTTTTTCTATGCCATTATATATCAAATAAGAGCTTCTGGATGGAGAACTATAGATTAAAAACAATAGATGTTATctgtctttcaaaaaaaaagaaacaataccAAGTTATTTCCTTGTCTctgttcagtttttttttttttttttttttaaaggacggCATTTGTCCCAATCAATGGGCTCTATATTGGTTTTAAAAAAGTTTATTCCAATCTCTGGTTGCCTCCATCAGATGACGTTGACCATGACCTATCCAGTCCTCTTGGTTGTTAAACATTCTACCACAGAACCAACAGGAAAAAGTGGACGGCTGTTCTGCAGAGCCGCTGGGTGAGGACTTTCGCACCACCTCATATTTGTTTCTGCTCATCTTTTTTAACTTCAGTTTCAGGATGAACCTCTCCCTGACCGTGCTCCCAAACATCCTAGCCCTCGCAGTGCCATGCGGCATGGCGGACTTTGATGTGTTCGGACTCGGCCTCAGGACGCCAGAGAGGCCCAGCTCAGACAGGGCTTGGACAGTTCTTTGGGAGAGCGCCACCTTGAGGACATCGCCTTTGAACCTGTTCACAGACTTCATGATGCTCGCCACTTCAGGGATGTCTGCGTCCGGGTGGTTGAGCACCACCACAGGCTGGTTCTGACGGGGAACCTTAATCTGCTGAAATGCACTGAACGGTGAGAGTTTGAGTGTCCTTTCAACATCCTTAGGCACTGGGGCCCACTCTGTCggctcctccctctctgaccTGTTGGAGAGCCTCCTTGCTTTGGATGAGGTCTCAAACATATCATCAAACAAGGCCTTCCTTTGCCTCTTCCTTTTGCTCATTCGGGTTTGATTAAGAAGGTGGTGGGACTTTTTATGTGTGATCATTCCATCCTCTTGAACTTGCGGCAAAGTCTTAGACAACTGTGATGCCATGGACTGTTGGTGGTTGGAGCCATGTTGTAGGTTTGAGGCTTTCAGTCCAGCTGACATCTTAACTATTGACTTGTTCGATGACATCAGGAAGTATGGGGACTGAAGACCTCCTCCCGTTGCTAGATAAATGGGCTTTTTGCCCAAAGAGCTGGGTACACCAGAGAGAAACCTGGTGCCATTGGGGCTCCTGACAATTTTAAGAAACATCCTGCTCTTGCCGTGCTCATTAGTCTGCATGTTTGAACCGGCAGTTTTTCCCTCTGCATTATTAAGCAGTATTCCTGATTTGGCAGGAGAGATGTACCTGACTAGGTAAGCTTGTCGCCCTGTTTGAATGGGACTGGTCTTGTCTGCTGGGTTCACAGGCATAGCCAGGACTTGACGGGAAGATTGCTGGGTTTGAGAACTTGAACCTGATGGGTCAAGACTAGATGACCCAGCGACTGGGCTAACGGGAAGCGGCCTTTGGAGTAAATAGCATGTTGGTGGCCTATTTGTTGTCTGTTCCCCAGTAGGAGACTTAACAGTGCCTGACAGGAAGATAGGACTTTTTAAAGATGCAGAGTTCACAAGGTAATGTCCTCCACTGCTGTTGGTTCCCAGCTGAAGAGATGACAAATGTGTAGTTACTTTGTCCCCACCAGTGGAGGTCTGACCTCCAGCACCAAGTCTGCCACCACTTAGAGTTAATGCAAGTCCAGTGGTTTTAGTTGATCTTTCAATTCCAGGTTGGACATAAGATACATTAATTTTGGATGCAGATGACTTAGTGATGAGTTTGAAACCAGGTGCACTTTTGAGCTGCACTGGCACAGCATACTGGTTGTCTGGAGTATGAAGAAACATTTGCTGTTTACCCTCTGGTGTCTGAAGGATTTTTAGTGTGGTTTTTGTGGGCCTCACAGAATCATAGGCTACAGAAGAGGAtcccattctctctttttcaagCTGGTGGTTTATTATAGCATCTGAGTGCTTTTCAAGTATTTTACCCAAGACCGCTACATCATTTTTGATACCAGGTCCCTTTTGACCTACAAATATGGCATCCTCCTCAACTTTACTTGACACCGATGGGGTACTTTGCATTTTAGGTCGTTTTTTCAAAGTGTGGGATGGTTCATCAACCAAAGTAATGCATTCATCCACCTCTATGTCACTGTCAGACACTCTCTCAAGTGCAGCTGTACTGTTGTTGTGAAGGTTGCCCTCCTTTGCACTCTGAGATTTACTCCCATCAACTTCCGCTTCACAACGGCTCGTTTGAGGGGGGGAAGCATCTAGCCTCAAGCTCCAGTCAGCAGAAAGCCTGGGATCACTGCAGTCCTCTTCATCAACTTCCTCACCTTCGTGAGGCTGCCCACCATTCCGCTCATCTAACAGAAGAGACTTAGGCAGACTGCCAGACGTCTCCTTGGAGTAGTTGTGGAAACTGTAGACTTCCTGATTAGGGGAATTCATTGTAGAATTCAACACTTCACTGTCAGTGTCTAATACAACTCTGTCCGTTTCTGGAACTGCATGAGGACCAGATCCATTCTTTAAAGATAATTTTGAGGTTTTGCTACCACTGGATGATTCCTGTGTGGATTTGTCATCATCTCTGGTACAGCCAGAAAGGTGTTCTTGGGAAGTAATGGAGTTCTGTTCCTCACTGAAACTTTTAACTGCAGCTGCTTGGCTGCTTTCTGGGGACTGGCTCTTGGAGTATGtaacaaaagagagaggggtctcTGAATCTCCACTATCTGGCAGTCtttcagagagagggggactgtTCTTAACATTCTGAGATGTGTCTGCATCAGTGGAATCTCTGTGGATAGACATAGGATCAGATATTTCCCTAAAACTCTGGTTTGTGTTGCTATTGAATGCCTGTTGTGGAGTGGGCAATTCAACTACTCTATCAGGAGGCAAAATTGAGTCAGAGGGAGGTTTTTTGCATATTAGTGATAATGGTTCAGTATCAAGAACAGGGCTGGCATTAATTGCCTCATTGAGCACAACTTCCTTTGCAGAAGTGGAAGGATCATCTGGCTCTTCAGATCCACTTGACTGTTTTATCTCAGCTACACTTAAATCTGTGGGTGCGAGTTCCTCCAAAGTACACGGCAAGGTCATGGCCTTTTCAGTAGCGAGGTCTGCCATTTTGGTCTCCTTCACACTGGAATCTGCATCTATGGTCTCCTCTCCAGCTTGAGACATTGCCGACTCTGTGGTTGTGGTAGGTTGTGAAGTTCTGGCTTCCTCAACTGAATCTCTAGGTGAGGCAACATCCATCATATTAAACTGCTTGACATTATCTGTACTAGATTCTGAAGGCATGGCTTTCTCCATAAAGGGCTCAGGAGAATGGATCTTGCATGGTGAACTTGAATTTGTGTCTCCTTCCACAGTTAAAACTAAAGGTGTGTTCTTATCGACACCTAAATGTGATGGTGTGCCTTTGATCTTAATTGGATCAGAAGTTCTATCTTTATTCTCAACTGACTTTAAAGGTGTAACCTCAATGGAATCCACAGTTGCATCATTATCCTCATTTGATTCTGAAACCATGACCTTGTCCTCAACTAGTTTTGAAGGAGCATTACTATCTTCTGCTGAATCTTGAGGTGGGGCGCTATCCTCAATTAAACTTGAAGATCTGCTCTCATCTGCAATTATCTCTGAATCTCTGGACTCAATTGAATCAAATTTGTCAGTCTCTTCAGTGGACTCTGATACTATGGACTTATCAAATGAATCTGAAGATGTCACTTTGTGAACAGTTCCTAGACATGCAGCTGTAACCTCAACTGAATCTAAGTGAGTTTCCCTAACCTCTATTGAATCTGGAGGAGTGGCTTTGTCCTCGATTGAATTTGCTATTGTGTCCTTGTTGTCAGTTGAATCTGAGATTGTGGTTTTATCCTCGACTGAATCTGAGGATCTTCCTACATGCTCAGTTAAGTTTGAGGGCGTTACCTCACTATTTGGGGGCGTGGGCTCATTATCAGTAGAATGTGAAAATGCAATACTATTTACAGTTGCATCAACAGATGACTCAGTTGACACCATCCTTGAATCAGTGTCCATCATTGAATCAGTGTCCACTGACTCACTAGGGCAATCTACAGGAGAGATGTCATTTTCTACTGTATGCGAAGGCTTTGTCTGAGACGATGAATCAGATGATGTGGTTGCATTTGCAAAGGAATGTGAAGTTGTACTAATGTTCCCTGGTGATTCTGAAGGTGTGTTGCTTCCGGTCAGTGAATCTGAAAATGTAGCTTTGCTCAAAGTGGAATGTGCAGTTGGAGCTTTGTTCTCAATGGAATCTAAAGGTCCGTCCAAGTGTAAGGACTCTACAGTGGACTTTGAGAGGTCGGCAAAAGATGAACTGTTCTCAGGATGAATCTCTCCATTTGACGGATGCACAGTAGTTTTTGACTCTTTGGTCATGGAAGAAGCTGTGCTTTCACACTCAGAAAAGGGCACATCTTCCAAACAATTTTCATGTTGCGAAGTGCAATTCTGTCTGTTACATGTCCTAGATTGCTCTGCATCTCCAACATCCTCCACTTCCATAGGCAGCTCATCATCAATATCATTATCTACATCAATAGTCTTCATTGGCTTTGAAAGGTCCTTTGTTGATCCCATCAGGCTAGATTCCATAGAATCTGGCCTGTGAAGAGAGCCAAGTGGTGAAGACATGGCAGAACAGG is part of the Sardina pilchardus chromosome 22, fSarPil1.1, whole genome shotgun sequence genome and encodes:
- the si:ch211-214e3.5 gene encoding zinc finger protein 518A isoform X2, which encodes METDVAMPDDPPEKDEGSKDTEEDVEPLKDCKDLPTKELTEQLPDGQCINQEGPDEASAEEAGTDDSQSAKKASKKSPCKMQQGAVFSGKILSFCCSECKGDTTYSPNDLLKHFQGSHKGTLPTYPCDLCSFVTNEFSSLQRHRIGHRNPQVSCEICNDGVQYSLLLLTRHYIMCHSQNGHFRCEKCEFSTRDAGTFVQHIHHHNEGRHKCVKCQYVSSSRREFQRHLLVHSATFPFTCHFCGYGAARKDYLTKHMATAHCEENDRKSKWKMIEEKQCVTSPPGLKLLLKKGPVAGGSREPQWMSKLHTLPGVGLLDQNGRLYNPEKTLEETQQFLERAVRVKKENNMWMKSAVKTEPQCSYPSSPATPQPKPPETDSSQGSGLLSPNNSNGLTVLMVKNKISIPPNCTTKVMGFKMVDGKKHLVLKVIPTKQEPSSHCEGETVERELDSQSGDDHDATNGPKYPESSDDGEKSYNSPCSAMSSPLGSLHRPDSMESSLMGSTKDLSKPMKTIDVDNDIDDELPMEVEDVGDAEQSRTCNRQNCTSQHENCLEDVPFSECESTASSMTKESKTTVHPSNGEIHPENSSSFADLSKSTVESLHLDGPLDSIENKAPTAHSTLSKATFSDSLTGSNTPSESPGNISTTSHSFANATTSSDSSSQTKPSHTVENDISPVDCPSESVDTDSMMDTDSRMVSTESSVDATVNSIAFSHSTDNEPTPPNSEVTPSNLTEHVGRSSDSVEDKTTISDSTDNKDTIANSIEDKATPPDSIEVRETHLDSVEVTAACLGTVHKVTSSDSFDKSIVSESTEETDKFDSIESRDSEIIADESRSSSLIEDSAPPQDSAEDSNAPSKLVEDKVMVSESNEDNDATVDSIEVTPLKSVENKDRTSDPIKIKGTPSHLGVDKNTPLVLTVEGDTNSSSPCKIHSPEPFMEKAMPSESSTDNVKQFNMMDVASPRDSVEEARTSQPTTTTESAMSQAGEETIDADSSVKETKMADLATEKAMTLPCTLEELAPTDLSVAEIKQSSGSEEPDDPSTSAKEVVLNEAINASPVLDTEPLSLICKKPPSDSILPPDRVVELPTPQQAFNSNTNQSFREISDPMSIHRDSTDADTSQNVKNSPPLSERLPDSGDSETPLSFVTYSKSQSPESSQAAAVKSFSEEQNSITSQEHLSGCTRDDDKSTQESSSGSKTSKLSLKNGSGPHAVPETDRVVLDTDSEVLNSTMNSPNQEVYSFHNYSKETSGSLPKSLLLDERNGGQPHEGEEVDEEDCSDPRLSADWSLRLDASPPQTSRCEAEVDGSKSQSAKEGNLHNNSTAALERVSDSDIEVDECITLVDEPSHTLKKRPKMQSTPSVSSKVEEDAIFVGQKGPGIKNDVAVLGKILEKHSDAIINHQLEKERMGSSSVAYDSVRPTKTTLKILQTPEGKQQMFLHTPDNQYAVPVQLKSAPGFKLITKSSASKINVSYVQPGIERSTKTTGLALTLSGGRLGAGGQTSTGGDKVTTHLSSLQLGTNSSGGHYLVNSASLKSPIFLSGTVKSPTGEQTTNRPPTCYLLQRPLPVSPVAGSSSLDPSGSSSQTQQSSRQVLAMPVNPADKTSPIQTGRQAYLVRYISPAKSGILLNNAEGKTAGSNMQTNEHGKSRMFLKIVRSPNGTRFLSGVPSSLGKKPIYLATGGGLQSPYFLMSSNKSIVKMSAGLKASNLQHGSNHQQSMASQLSKTLPQVQEDGMITHKKSHHLLNQTRMSKRKRQRKALFDDMFETSSKARRLSNRSEREEPTEWAPVPKDVERTLKLSPFSAFQQIKVPRQNQPVVVLNHPDADIPEVASIMKSVNRFKGDVLKVALSQRTVQALSELGLSGVLRPSPNTSKSAMPHGTARARMFGSTVRERFILKLKLKKMSRNKYEVVRKSSPSGSAEQPSTFSCWFCGRMFNNQEDWIGHGQRHLMEATRDWNKLF